In Lineus longissimus chromosome 9, tnLinLong1.2, whole genome shotgun sequence, one genomic interval encodes:
- the LOC135493349 gene encoding uncharacterized protein LOC135493349: MGADKHALNLINWIVAMPLRLLKALGSFSGLYKACATTVSQCPRFGSVKNFQFQSLPGLSADCSSSASDSDVMASKSMFDFETRYLKKGATNNSVEAGNFFRRYDAKGKGYLDPEDFSNIFSTLFSHNGKPHNLTDDKKQALFDQLDRQKTGKITLPVFSEYWSTWFRPILDPVSVLLVIDVQNDFISGSLAMSAGEAKQNGEEVVPVINKLLEDVDFDHVIYTRDWHPPDHISFHENRHKWKTTQCSSLKAEEANMFDTVTFEGEPSVNQVLWPTHCVRETEGAALHKDLKIVKGGHIHDKGLESHADYYSAFKDQSRTRCTSLADDLIKRNVTNVYTCGIAYDFCVGETSVDAAQSGFRTVLIEDATRGTSNTLISNMKERLKNLYVPIVNASEVADLVNGKDRRPELVFQATLNGHDLPSS, encoded by the exons ATGGGAGCAGATAAACATGCTCtaaatttgattaattggataGTTGCGATGCCACTCCGTCTTTTGAAAGCATTGGGGTCATTTTCTGGACTATACAAAGCGTGTGCAACGACCGTATCGCAGTGCCCTCGTTTTGGCAGTGtgaaaaatttccaattccAAAGTCTACCAGGCCTATCAGCTGATTGTTCTTCCAGTGCTTCTGACAGCGACGTCATGGCTTCCAAGTCCATGTTCGATTTTGAGACAAGATACTTGAAGAAGGGAGCAACTAATAATTCAGTGGAAGCAGGGAACTTTTTCAGGAGATATGATGCAAAGGG GAAGGGATACCTAGATCCTGAGGATTTCTCCAATATTTTCAGCACGTTGTTCTCCCACAACGGAAAGCCACACAATCTAACAGATGATAAAAAACAAGCACTTTTTGATCAATTGGATAGGCAAAAG ACTGGAAAAATTACCTTGCCGGTGTTCAGTGAATACTGGAGTACTTGGTTCAGGCCG ATTCTGGACCCCGTTAGTGTCTTACTAGTCATCGATGTCCAAAATGACTTCATTTCTGGTTCTTTGGCCATGTCTGCCGGTGAAGCAAAACAAAATGGTGAAGAAGTTGTCCCAGTCATCAATAAGCTTCTTGAGGATGTTGATTTCGATCATGTGATTTATACTCGGGACTGGCATCCACCGGATCACATCTCATTTCATGAGAATCGGCACAAGTGGAAGACGACACAATGTAGTTCA CTGAAAGCTGAGGAAGCCAACATGTTTGATACGGTGACATTTGAGGGTGAGCCGTCAGTGAACCAAGTCCTCTGGCCAACCCATTGTGTGCGGGAAACAGAGGGTGCTGCTTTACATAAAGATCTCAAA ATAGTAAAAGGAGGGCACATCCACGACAAGGGATTAGAGTCACATGCAGATTATTACTCAGCCTTCAAGGACCAGTCCCGGACCAGGTGTACGTCTTTGGCTGACGATTTGATTAAACGGAATGTTACAAATGTATACACGTGTGGTATTGCTTATGATTTTTGTGTCG GTGAAACGTCAGTCGATGCCGCCCAGTCAGGGTTCCGCACTGTGTTAATAGAGGACGCCACTCGAGGAACAAGTAATACTCTAATCAGCAATATGAAGGAACGATTAAAGAATCTCTATGTTCCAATTGTCAATGCAAGTGAG gttgCAGACCTTGTGAATGGAAAAGATCGACGACCTGAATTAGTTTTCCAGGCAACTCTCAATGGACACGATTTGCCAAGTTCGTAG
- the LOC135493115 gene encoding circadian locomoter output cycles protein kaput-like has protein sequence MHELSYLDETKKEFTSRQSTEWKFLFLDHRGPLLIGYQLFEVLGNSMYDYIHPDDLEMLANSHKELSETGKSQSCYYRFLTKGEQWLWLKSSYYISYNQWNSKPEFIVCTNTVVSLTVAQAAQARRQQAQPLRQVTELSGCTSTVPHVKKSDVKPHTKGQTDNASAVSFVYSEADGNQPSSSTADPVPSTSKAVPTSVFGGQSSLLEPMPSGQPMTTSSTLRKASLVKILSLPSSDSVTKVPTTVIKSSLLGGHSSQKMPTSGSVSVVGAPALSNQVLTVRQIHLTKAQELLFHQLKARYTSLLARLSKQQDELHGVVDMLNLSADTFLLPVSGQDQDHIHQLQVQDQQALQPHTVLEQSHDIMVQELGQHAVQEGRNTVMQGQHSEQQGHHTIQERQYTVVQQGQHMVQQEQNMVLQGQHLLQEGQHAGEQVLPGQSLLQHQGQELPGQPVIQQQGQLVMQQQTLRGQPGQQTSAGQVLQQQGQHMLQQQGQQIVQGHQTLTQHGQPTLRQRVLQQTLTQHGQQVVQQQEQETSQQQDLQEQLPQQRGQILPQPVTMVPVNIISPVAQNTNSQLIQIIPQQTRPGTPQNPFHFGQGTNVRIRDLLHQQPR, from the exons ATGCACGAATTATCATATCTAGATGAAACTAAAAAGGAGTTTACGTCACGGCAAAGTACAGAATGGAAATTTTTGTTTCTTGATCACCG GGGTCCATTATTAATAGGATACCAACTCTTTGAGGTCCTGGGAAACTCCATGTATGACTACATCCATCCAGACGATTTAGAAATGTTGGCAAATTCCCACAAGGAAT tatCAGAAACAGGAAAAAGTCAGTCTTGTTACTACCGTTTCTTGACAAAAGGCGAGCAGTGGCTGTGGTTAAAGTCGTCATATTATATATCATATAATCAGTGGAACTCGAAACCGGAATTCATAGTGTGCACCAACACTGTTGTAAG TTTAACAGTTGCCCAGGCTGCACAGGCTCGAAGACAACAAGCACAGCCACTGCGACAGGTGACTGAATTGTCGGGATGTACATCAACAGTGCCACATGTCAAGAAATCTGATGTGAAGCCTCACACAAAAG GACAAACAGACAATGCTTCCGCCGTATCATTCGTCTACTCAGAAGCAGATGGGAACCAACCTTCTTCATCAACTGCTGATCCAGTCCCGTCTACGAGCAAGGCTGTTCCCACATCG GTATTTGGTGGGCAGAGTTCGTTGTTGGAACCTATGCCCTCCGGCCAACCAATGACGACCTCCTCCACTTTGAGGAAGGCCAGCTTAGTCAAGATTTTAAGCCTCCCATCCTCTGACTCTGTCACCAAAGTACCGACGACAGTGATCAAAAGT TCCCTTCTTGGTGGTCACTCCTCCCAGAAGATGCCCACGAGTGGATCAGTATCAGTGGTTGGAGCCCCTGCCTTGTCTAACCAG GTGTTGACAGTCCGCCAGATCCACTTGACTAAAGCACAAGAACTTTTGTTTCATCAACTGAAGGCGAGATATACCAGTCTGCTGGCGAGGTTATCCAAACAACAGGATGAGCTACATGGTGTTGTTGATATGCTGAATCTTAGTGCGGACACGTTCCTACTACCGGTCAGTGGACAAG ACCAGGACCACATTCACCAATTACAGGTTCAAGATCAACAGGCCTTACAGCCACATACGGTACTTGAACAGAGTCACGATATCATGGTACAGGAGCTTGGTCAGCATGCTGTACAAGAGGGACGGAATACGGTAATGCAGGGACAACATTCAGAACAGCAAGGACATCATACGATACAGGAGAGACAATATACAGTAGTTCAGCAGGGACAGCATATGGTACAGCAAGAACAAAATATGGTACTGCAGGGACAACATCTGTTACAGGAGGGACAACACGCAGGAGAGCAGGTGTTACCAGGGCAATCATTATTACAACATCAAGGGCAAGAATTACCTGGACAACCAGTGATACAACAACAGGGCCAACTGGTAATGCAACAACAGACATTACGGGGACAACCTGGGCAACAGACATCAGCTGGCCAGGTTTTACAACAACAGGGTCAACATATGTTGCAGCAGCAGGGACAACAGATAGTGCAAGGGCATCAGACATTAACCCAACATGGGCAACCGACTTTACGGCAACGTGTGCTACAACAGACATTGACCCAACATGGGCAACAGGTTGTACAACAACAGGAGCAGGAGACGTCACAACAACAGGATTTACAAGAACAATTGCCACAGCAACGGGGACAAATTTTGCCACAACCGGTCACCATGGTGCCTGTCAATATAATTTCTCCGGTTGCGCAAAATACAAATAGCCAATTGATTCAGATTATTCCACAACAGACTCGACCAGGTACACCACAAAATCCATTTCATTTTGGTCAGGGTACGAATGTGCGGATACGTGACTTATTACATCAACAGCCTAGATAA